Proteins encoded together in one Roseibacterium elongatum DSM 19469 window:
- a CDS encoding SDR family oxidoreductase, with amino-acid sequence MHVLIAGATGYLGRFLCAEYARRGHHVTALVRNTARAEGLADLLLKAEATRPDTLCGVMDGVDLVVSSLGITRQADGVGYWDVDYQANLNLMREAEAAGVKRFAYVHVLQAEAMAGVPLVDAKAAFVTALQASDMPATVIAPSGYFSDMSEILSMARAGRVWLFGDGTQHLNPIHGADLAAAIADATDAGRGWVEIGGPDVMTQNQIARAAFAALGKQPRITYLPDALRRTALAVLPILPRRASGPARFFLTALGMDMVAPRFGTRRLADHFAGLAAEAPRQEKGSRT; translated from the coding sequence ATGCACGTTCTCATCGCCGGCGCGACCGGCTATCTGGGGCGCTTTCTCTGCGCCGAATATGCAAGACGCGGACATCACGTCACTGCGCTTGTCCGCAACACTGCGCGCGCCGAGGGCTTGGCAGACCTGCTGCTCAAGGCCGAAGCGACACGGCCAGATACGCTGTGCGGCGTCATGGATGGCGTGGACCTCGTCGTGTCATCCTTGGGCATCACGCGGCAGGCGGACGGGGTCGGATACTGGGATGTCGACTATCAGGCAAACCTGAACCTGATGCGCGAGGCCGAAGCCGCCGGTGTAAAACGCTTTGCATATGTGCATGTCCTACAGGCCGAGGCGATGGCGGGCGTGCCGCTGGTCGACGCCAAGGCCGCTTTCGTGACCGCTCTGCAAGCCTCTGACATGCCTGCGACGGTGATCGCGCCAAGCGGCTACTTCTCGGATATGAGCGAGATCCTGTCGATGGCGCGGGCGGGGCGCGTCTGGCTGTTCGGGGACGGAACGCAGCACCTGAACCCCATCCACGGGGCCGATCTGGCGGCGGCTATCGCCGATGCGACCGACGCGGGGCGGGGCTGGGTGGAAATCGGCGGCCCAGACGTGATGACTCAGAACCAGATCGCGCGCGCGGCCTTCGCCGCCCTCGGCAAGCAGCCACGCATCACGTACCTGCCGGACGCCCTGCGCAGAACCGCGCTCGCCGTTCTGCCGATCCTGCCGCGGCGCGCAAGCGGGCCCGCACGGTTCTTCTTGACGGCGCTGGGTATGGACATGGTCGCACCCCGGTTCGGCACACGGCGCCTTGCCGATCACTTTGCAGGCCTCGCCGCCGAAGCCCCACGCCAAGAAAAAGGATCCCGCACATGA